The genomic region GGGGATGTATTGCCTGCTCTTGATGGTCCTACTTGGAGGcttggggcagcagcagcagccctttcTTGCCTGCTGCACAGAAATCTGCAAGAGATGGCTCGGCTATAAATCAGTCCCTGGCCCCAACACCCTTCTCCATGTCAGTCCTGACAGCCCAGCACTCCATTTCCTGCAGGTTTCTTTGCTCTGCAAGCACTTCAGGGGCACCTGTCCTGCAAAATGGGGTGCGAGTTGGGATGGGCTCCATCATGAGACTGTGTGTGGGACATGGGGCGCAAACATGGAGCAAGGTATCAAGCCGTGAGATCCAAGTCAGGACTCAGCAAGGCCAAGTGGTTCACCAGCCAGACCTGAGCCAAAGGAATGAAATTCCAGTGGAGAGGCAAGGGCAGAGTTcagctccccagctgcctgctggaagGTTGCTCAGCCATCAGGCTTCTCATGCACTTACAGAGGAGGCCAAAAGCCAAGGCCAGATGCTCCCAGGGGGCCTGGAAGGTTGATTCGCTGAACCCCATGAACCACAGGCTTTTCCTTCACTGTCTGCTATGGAAGAAGACACCTAGAAGGTCAGGAGACCCTCATGGTGCCATGGGCAAAGGGGCTGATAGCCCAGTTCTCTCTGGTCTTTTTGAGAGCATGAACCCTGGGGCTGTCCCCTTTGTCCCAGGGAagctgggagcagccctgggaagggaggTGAGCCATGTGGACCTTCAGAACCAATGGCTGCAGACCCAATGCTGTCTCCCTGTTGGCCCCTGTTCCTAACCTGATTCTGTAGCTGCTCCCTCCATCAGCCCCTGCAGGGCAGTTCTCACCTCCTTTTGGTCTCGGAGGTTCTTCTCAACACGAGAAGTGCGGTTGTGGTTATTTCTAGCCGACGTTGCTGAAGTACCTGTTATATTAAGGGATGTACATCCTGACATGGCCTCCCCCTGTAGCTCTTTGATAGCTGATGGCTTGAACTTGGCCTCACGGCTCAGCCTCTTTGAGTTCTGTCTTTCTAACTTACACTGATCTACATTCCAGTGTTCTACATGTTCTGACAGCTCTAAGTCACTCAAGAAGCCTTTCTCCTAAATCCACACATTTATATGTCCCATCACTGGTGCTTTCCTGTGGAAAGTGGGGACTGGATGGATCAGTGCTAAGCATGACCAAGGTCCATACGTCTGCTTAGCTCCTGATGGGAACATGAAGGTCTCTGTTTGAACCTTATTGCTCTCCCTGTTGCTGCCTGCTGTCCCAAATCCTGCTCTGCTCCGGGTGAATCCACCTCTGTCTTTGGATTGGTTTTTCCTCTCctggaggaagaagagctcaTGATGATGACATGTAATGCTTGAGGAACAGGCATGACCTGCTCTGACTCCTTGGTCTGGAGCATGACATGCTGGGAGCTCTTATTCTCTGCTGACCATACACATCCACATTGTGTCCTCTCCTGGTGATATGGATTCAGTCCTGCACCCCAGATGTCTCCATCTGTCCCTGACACAGCTGTGTGGTGCTTCACATACACTTGTCAGAAGACTTCCAGGAAACACGTGAAGGACTATTTCTACAccaccagcaggtcccagcagcCAGCTGTTGTGTGGGTACAGGCTCTTGCCCATGCAGGAAGCTTTTGGCTCAGCCACACAGATCTTTCGTCCTCTTGGGACCAAGAGTGGGACTTGTTGGGGTGTTATCTGGGATTGGCCATCTCTCAGTCCTGGCAAGGAGAGATGCTTTCCCGTTGCAAGAAGAAGGCTGAGAAGGACCTGTCGATGCTGACGCTGGGATGATCCCCGTGGAGGGAGGATGAGAGGTTGTTCCTGGCACCCTGTGAGTGCAGCCAacccagcacagctgagaaagCACTCCCAGGCAAGGTGCTTGTTATGCAGCAGAGAAATACCCAGAAGGTGCCTGTCCCAGGAGACACCAACCCCACGCGCTGCGGTGGCCACTTGGATCTGTGGTCTCCCTGCCTGCGGGAGTCAGTGGCAAGTTGAGGCAGAGCCAGGAGTCTGACCCAGGGACCTTCTCTGGTTTCTCAGCACCTCCCCTTGTCTGGCTGCCCTCACACCAGACAAGAGTCACAAAAAGGAcattccccagccctgctgtgacaCTGCAGCTCTGGCAGtgcatcccttccccaccacaAAGGTTTCCTGGTCCTCCCCACTTCCCAGCTTCATCACCAGGAAGAAACACCAGGTCTGTGCTGACCCTGACGCCATCTGGGTGAAGGTATTTGTGAACTTTTTGGGGGACACACTGAGATGGCCACCCCCGCCTGGTCCCCCAGTGCTCCAGGACCTGGGAGCCCCGGGGCCATTCCCAGCTTCTTCCACTTCTCCTGCAAAGGAATGATTTCGGTGTAATGGACCAAAATCCTCAGGGTCCTGTGCGCagggcagcaggacctgtggccccagtGAGGAGTGCTGGCCCCTTCAGCCCACCCCACCCAGCCTGACTCTGCAAAGCCAAACTCGTGTTTCCCCATCTGTAAGGGAGGGCTAGCAATGCTTAAAAGCTTTCTGTGAAGTACTCAAGGAGCCACTGTATGAAAGCAAACCAACATGATTATTTGATTATTCTCACGTTCGGAAAGACCTGAGTGATTTTTATAtcccttccctgcttccctccGCTGCCGGGCTGTGTCCCAGCGTCCCCTTGCCTCCTGCCACAGTGGGCTGTGCCGGAGCTGCTTTTCAGGGATGCCAAACAGCAGCTTGTCCCTCTCCCCTCTTGCTGAGCTACCtgcccagcctgcagagcatCTGGGCTCCTTTGAGAGCTAAACCTTGGGCCACCGCCTTCTGCCTTGAGGGAATGGGCATTTCAGGTGTGCTGTTTAATTAGCAATTTTCACCCTTATTCTGTAGACATGGTTTTATGCTGTCTTTAAGGAATAAAGCATTCTGCTCGTAATGCCTGTCTCCATCATAGAGCTTGGACACTGATGGACCTCCTCCCTGATGCACAGGCTTCCCCTTCCCACTCACCCCCAGCAGAGTGGTCCTTTTGGGACCCCCAAACCCTACTCTCCACAGCCCAGACCCCTGGATGCACAGGGGAAGGTGTGGGGACCCAGCCATGAGCTGTTTGGGATGGAGCTGGTCCCTGGCTCCCTGTGGAGCACATTGTCCCCCGTCTCCTCCTGCCAAGTCCTTGTTCACTCTGTAAGGCTTCTGTCAGGGCAGGCTGTGGGGTAGCACTCCTGTCCCCCAGCGCCTCTGCCTGTAAATCCCACTGACCTGACAGGGCTCTTCTCATCCCACTGGGATCCCTTCCTCCACtgcatcctccctccccctcctctgcccctgtcctctgctcccagcctcccAGCTCCCTGTATCTCCTTggtgccctgctgccttctgcaccccagggtgccctgCAGCCACCCCTCAGCACCCACCTCCGCTCCACTGCgcctttcctccccatccccagggacaGCCACCCTCTTCTGCCTGGGGCTGTGCCACCTTGTGCCCCATCACCAAGTATCTGGGACCCCCTCCATCCCTGAGAACCCCTCCATCCCTGGGATCACTGGGACCCCCTCCATCCCTGAGACTCCCTCCATCCCTTGGGACCCTTAAGACCCCCTCCATCCCTGAGACCCCCTCCATCCCTGGACAGTTGGGACACCCTCCATCCCTGAGACCCCCTCCATTCCTGGGACCACTGGGACACCCTCCATCCCTGAGACCTCCTCCATCCATGGGACCATTGGGACACCCTCCATCCCTGAGATGCCCTCCATTTCTGGGACTCTTGGGATCCCCTCCACCCCTCAGTACCCCTCAGCACAGGCAGGTGCCATGACAGGATGCAGGAACAAGATCAGCTCAGGTTGTGACACCAGCTCTTTGTGCACAGATATCTCAGGGCTCCCTGTCAagtcccactctcagtaaagagggggggtaagtgacttcagattcgtaaattctcaactgtgtggactaaggtgagataaatctcaaggtccatatagaaacatttattagcttaccaaaatggttagtatgggtcttaacaagtccacgatagttggttaggtatataacaaattatggcaaatggtgaggtatgcattctATTAGTTAGCAACAGTTATATGACAAATTAGgatacttaaggtcattacttaacaactctaaccattaatTACTCTAATCCCTACTTAACAActctaaaagaaaagagaaaaaccaaggGGCAGAGAAGAGAATAGATAGAAGGAAAAGATAAAGATGAAGAGTTCACCAATCCAAGTTCCAGCATTGAGCTAGCTGAAacctggggtgggggtgtgtcTTGTAGGAGCAATCTTCTGTGTATCCCCCTCAGGGgcacttgttttccccttttgtgtttgctgaattagcaggGTCCACCtcccttgccgaggacagcctcgtctcaggtgtctcccttctcccaggtgacatgtagcatgatttgggtggagagatgagtgccatgGTCATACATGTTTATCAGGATCtttataatcttcattagcatatgcagggtgtgcgctttcacatgcattttgcggataatgaagcaaaggtcactgtcactcatcggacacaatggccttgagaactgagaactagcaagctcaccacacgagtggcagaactaacTTGTCTTCACAAGACGGTTCTCCCACACcttcaggcaccagaagtgtgagccttatcagttctttgaaggccaggactgcattatttatttccttgcgagcaTTCGAGGtgttccattgaaggcttggagggcctcctgccccccggcagggaatttacagtctgtccctTACACTCCCTCCGCTACCTGCTCTCGCTGGGAGGACGCTCTGCCAACTCAGCCTGGCAGAGCGGGGTCTACCACGGCTGCAAAGGCCCCTTGCTGACCCCAGCCTCATggctggggcagccccctcctctctGGGGACCCTCATCTTGGGCACTGAGAGCCTCCCACATGGCCCTTGGGCTCTGCGAGGTTTCTGCACCCATTCCCTGCACCGacacaggcagctgctgctggggacggAGTCCCAGGCTGTGGAGAGCCCCAGGAGCGGCGGGTGAGAGCTCTGGTCTCGGGTCCTGCCAGAAATAGAGATTTTGAGGCAATTCAAAAGGAGCCGCAGTAGGAAATGTTGGTTAATAAACAGGGAGGCCTGTGGAGAGGTGGTGATGAGCAAGGGGAGAAGAGGAGTCAACCGGAGCATTTGCAGACCGTTGTGGTACCAGTGGGCTTGGGGGTGTTTTATGGACTCTATATCTCACACTGGTTTGCTAGCCCTGAATTATGGAGAATCATTTGTTGCTAGCAATGAGGGGGGGAGCTGAGAAATTATTCCCAGGGGTGATGAGTAGCTCGTTTTGTGGTGGAAAATGTTCTGGGAGGTGAAGTTTTGACATGCACGAGCTGCCAGGTGGGGATACTCTTGGCCGAGGGGTGATGCAAAAGCTTCTGAGCTTTTGCTTCAGACAGCTCTGAAGATGACAGCACAGAGAGCAAAGGTCTCCGTCACCCCCACAGAGCTTCAGCAGCAGACCCCGCAGTTTCATTCTCTAGCCACAAAAATATCAACTAGTTTTAAATGCAAACCATAGGCTGATAGTTTTGTCATCAAAACCATCAAACCATAGGCTGATACTTTTGTCGGTTTTACTTGGTGCAAAAGATCTCTTGTGCTTTTTTAAACCAAATTGGtgttttcttcccaaagcagctgaagaaaagcagataaCTGGCGTGTGTCTTTTGCAGGAGAGCGCTAACAGCGTACCCAGAGCTGAGCACAGCTCAGGCTGCATCCCCAGAGGAGCCTGTGCTGGGGACGTGGTCCCGGCTGGCCAGCCCTGAGCCACTCGAGACGCCACTGCACCCCTACCCTGTGATTTCCAGTGGGTccagctccaccagctcctgATATGATGGGGAgaaagggctgggggagagggctggggagaggctgggagggagcagccctgggaggTGCTGGAGTCGTGATGGGGCCACTGCTGCCGCGATggtgggagcagggaggtgatgcGGAAGGGGAAGGCTTTTAGGGCTAAGGAGGCTGAGGCATTTACAGCCGGGAAGTTGGGACTCTTCCCATGCCTCTCCCAAAATAGTTGTAGCGGGGTCCTATTGGCCCCATTTTTtcaggcaggaggggaaaaagggagaaaactctTCCAGAGCtgacacagagagaaaaaatctTTATTCTTTGGCACCAGCAAGAGACAGCGTTTTGAGAACAAGGCTGAACAATGTGGTTCCACAATAAGCATTGTGTAAGTAACCGGCGTACCACTTCCTTGGCTAAGGAGACAGATTTGACTCACAGCATCCACCGTACCATGGCAAAATTCAGCCATCCGACTTGGAAGTCAACCTGGCTTTACATGACAGCACTTATACCCGGTTTTGACAGACCACTTCCCACAAATAGCTCTGGGGGTAAAATCCCCCTCCCATTCTAGCAGCAGAGGCACAAGGAGGGGACAGTTTAGCCACATGTCACGCAGCAGACTACGCCAAGATGGGTCTGCAAGGCCAGGAGGTCCCCAGCATCACAGTTGCCCGTAAGGGTGGCTAAATGACGGTGGAAAAATGACACCTTTGCAAGACAAAAGGAACTTCAGGAGTCCCAAGGTGGCTCAGCAGGTCCTGGTGCTCAGCAGCAGGATTTCTAGGTCTGTGCCGAGATTCTGCTGGATGGTCTTGCAGGACTTCTCCAGGGCAGAGACCTCTCAGCTCCCAGCGCTCACTGCAGCTCCAGGGCATTCACATATTCCTTCACCCATCTGGCATCAGGGTTAGCACACACCTGCCGCTCCTTCCTTGTGATGAACCTGTCAAGTCAGGCAGGGAGTTGTTACAGCCCCGGAGGGGGATAGGGACATGAGGGCCTTGGGTTGCCTCCTGGGCACATGCTGACCTGCCCTGTGACAAGGGCTAGCTCTCAAGGGGATCATCTCCCCTCCAGGCTCCCATCCCACAAACCCTCAAGCATCAGGGGGCTGCAGAGCCTGCTAAAACCCAGAAGGCAGGGAGAGAGCAAGGTTCCCTGGAAGAACCCCTCCATGCTCAGATGTTCTTGGCCATGTTCAGTGCGGAAGTGAGTCTGGATGCAGGGTGGGGGTGGTTGGCATACCGGGTGCAAGTCTTGCAGGTGGCACATTATGTGCATTGGGCTCCTGACCACTGGGAGGTCCTGCTGGCTACACAGGGACCTCCTTCCCACACCTTATTCCCAGCACCTGTATGGTTCAAGGAGACGAAGGAGACCACCAGTTTCTCAGCTGAGGAGGATGAGAAAATGCTGCACATGGGACCCATGGTGGCTGCCCCCTTCCCTTACTCCAGGTACGGACCCTCACACCACCGTGCTCTTGGCCCCATTGGATGCGAAGCAAAGAGCCCACAGGCTGGCAGAGCCTCTCCTCAGAGCCCAGAGCAGAAGCTGGTACTTACACAACTGCTGGCTGTGAACACTTGCTGCTGGTGTAGAAATAATCCTTCACATGACTCTGGGGCAGCTTTCGCAAAGTGTAGCTGAAGCAGCACACAGTTGCATCAGCTCCAACTGGAAGAGATCAGAAAAGCCAGCATGAGTCTATCACTCGATAAACTGACCATTTCCCAGCTGAGAGCATGGGCAACTATCCCCTTAGTCAGCTGTGGAGGCCTCTTCTCTTCCTGTTTCCCCAGAAAGTCATCAAGAAATTGCTGTGAACACCAAAGCTTAATTAAAGCCATGGCTAGGATTGCTTGTTAAATGTTTTGCACTTGCTTCCAATGGTAAAAATCCCTTCAGCCACACCGGAACCACTCCTAAAGCTCAGCAACAAAATCAGGGGAGGCGAAACCTGAAAACTTTGATACTTATCAGTAAAATTCACCCCTAAGATAAAAGGATGCTGGAAAGGAAGACCAGAAAACAGGAGAAGCTATTCACATGGGTTTCCAACCATTGCAGCTAACCTTTTCCAGTTCTACTTCAAAATTACTGCTGGTCAGAGTAAAAACCCACCCcaagagagcagagagagatgctGTACTCACATGGAGCAGGAGAGGCCTGAGAAAAGAGGGCAGCGATGAGGATGATGGAGATACACGCTGCAGAGACCTTCATTGTGGACGGGGATGAGCTGTGAGGACAGAGGCAGGACCAGGGCAGATTCCTCCTGTGTCTGAGGTGAGGTGCTGGCTTTTTATAAGGACGATGGCCGGCCCCGTCAGTCAGTTTCAAGGCAAACTCCCAGAGTTTCCGAAGCGTAACAGAGCTGATGTCACGGCACCTTTGCCTCAGAAACgtctgaaaaaaaggaagcagcaggTCTAGGAAATACCAGAATAGCCTTTAGTGCGAGGTGCAGTAAGTCTGAGCTAATCGGCACCCACATGAGGGCTATACTGACCAAGACAGGATATGAAACCACCCTTCGCACTTCGATTCACCTACATGACAGCAGTACTCAGCAAACTCATCTCAGCATCCTCCCTGAAGGACCAGGAGGACCTCAACTCAGTCTCCTTTTCCTTGAGGATCACCTTATCCTTGAGGATAAAGGTGCTCAGGCCTTCAAAATTGCTTGGGGACAGTGCAGGTCCAGATGGGGGGGCCTTGCTCCCATGGTGGGTTTGGGACATGCAGGGGGACAATGGGGGCAGCAGGCACGCTCTGACCTCTGCTACCTGTGCAGGCAGCAAGGATGGATGGCACCCTAGAGACTGGTTGTAGATCTGGGCTGGCAGTCTTGGCACCATAAAAAACTAAATCCTCAATCCTGTGCTTCCAGTATGGAGCTCAGGACCTCTGAACCCTTCCTAACACACCCCAGCATCAGCCGGGAAGGGGAGTGCTTGCCTGGGAAGCCCAACTCGGTGGTCTGACCCTACAAATACCATCTTTTTCCCAGAGACACAGGGCAAACACAAGTGCCAGCATGGGTTTGGTATGAGGTGGGATGCAAAAGACAGAGCAGGAGGTTCCCCTGCCCTGGGAATGGAGGGGGACCAGCTCTCGTCCAAATGCACGCCCCCATCCCCTTGTGCTCGCTCACGGTCATGGAGCTGCCCGGAGCCCCCCGGAACTGCCCTTGCCATGAGGCGATGGGCTCCCCAGG from Rissa tridactyla isolate bRisTri1 chromosome 7, bRisTri1.patW.cur.20221130, whole genome shotgun sequence harbors:
- the LOC128912542 gene encoding C-C motif chemokine 5-like, which produces MKVSAACISIILIAALFSQASPAPFGADATVCCFSYTLRKLPQSHVKDYFYTSSKCSQPAVVFITRKERQVCANPDARWVKEYVNALELQ